A region of the Romboutsia hominis genome:
CTCCTCTATTATAATTACTAACAATTCCTATAATTTTTCTCATCAAATTTTTTAAATTTATACAATTAAATATAAATACCATATTTTAACTAAAAAAGGATATCTCTTTTAATTCTTAAAACTTTTAGAGATATCCTTCGTCTACTAAATATATTTATCCAAATAAACTAAGAAGTATTCCTGCCGCTACTGCTGAACCTATAACTCCAGCAACATTTGGTCCCATCGCATACATAAGTATGAAATTGCCTGGATTTTCTTCTTGTGCTACTTTATGAGCAACCCTTGCAGCCATAGGAACTGCTGATACTCCTGCTGCTCCTATAAGTGGATTTACTTTATCTTTGCTAAATTTATTCATTAATTTTGCAAATAATACACCTGATCCAGTTCCTATACTAAATGCTATTATACCAAGTACAAATATTTTTATAGTTTGCATGCTTAAAAATATTTCTGCCTCTGCTGATGCTCCAACTGCTAATCCTAAAAATATAGTTATCATATTCATTAAAGCATTACTTGCAGTATCTGATAATCTATCTGTAACCATACACTCTTTAAGTAAATTTCCAAACATAAGAAGTCCTATCAATGTAGCTGCTGATGGCAATAATAGTGATACTACTATTGTTACTGCTATTGGAAATATTATTTTTGTTTTTTTAGACACCAACTTTGATTGTGTCATAACTATACTTCTTTCTTCTTTAGTTGTTAAAGCTTTCATAATCGGTGGTTGAATAATTGGTACTAGTGCCATATAAGAATATGCAGCAACTGCTATAGGTGCTAATAAGTGAGATGCTAACTTTGTCGTTAAGTATATTGCAGTAGGTCCATCAGCTCCACCAATTATTCCTATTGATGATGCTTCAAGCCCAGTAAATCCTAAGAGTAATGCTCCTATAAATGTAAAGAATATCCCAAATTGAGCTGCTGCTCCTAGTAACATGGTTTTAGGATTTGCTATTAATGGCCCAAAGTCTGTGCATGCTCCTACACCTAGAAATATTAGTGGTGGAAATATTCCAAGCTTTGCACCTTGATATAAATAATGTAAAAGTCCTCCTGGTGATTTAGTATTTATAGTTCCATTTATAGCTTCATTTGTTAATTCTAAATTACTAATTGATGATATTGGCCCATTCATAACACCTGCCAACGGAAGGTTTGTAAGTAACATACCAAAAGCTATGGGTACTAATAATAATGGTTCAAATTCTTTTGCTATTGCTAAATATAATAAAATACAAGCAATAAAAATCATAATTATTTGTTGCCATGATATATTAACAATCCCCATAGATGAAATAAAATTATTTATAACTTCTATCACGGGTAAGTCCCCCTTTTTCTATTCTAGGAAATTGTAATTTTCCCTATTCTGATAAGTTTGATTTTACGTACTATAAAAACTCTCCTCTATCTTAATCTTTTGCTCAAATTATATGTAATATAAAGTATTTGTAGTTTTATTATAATCTAAAGTACTATTTTATAGATAAAAGTATATCTCCAACACTTACAGATGCTCCTTTTGAAACATTAACAGATGTAACTGTTCCGTCAGAATCTGCCATTATTTCATTTTCCATTTTCATAGCTTCAAGTATTAATAAAACTTGACCTTTTTTTACACTATCTCCTTCTTTGACTTTAACATCGCATATAGTTCCTGGCATTGGAGCATTTACTTGACCAGAACTATTTGAGGCTTTAGGTGATGATTGAGCTTTATTTTGTACTTTAGATGCTTTATCTATTTGGTGTGTACTTTGTGCTTGTGGTACTTTTGAAATATGACTCGCTACGCTACTTAGTTCTTCTACTTCTACTTCATATGTATTTCCATTAACTGTTATATTATATTTTTTTATCATTATTAAACTCCCCCTGCTACTTTATTTAGTAGTACTTTTAGTCATTCTTTCCCAATTTGTTTTTGAGTTATTAGTCCTAGATATTTTTCTTACTATTATATTATTTGTACTATTTCCAGTTGAAGCTGCTATTGCTGCAGTTATTACGGATACTAATTCTTCTATACTTTCATCTTTTTTAAATTCATTACTTTCTGTCATAGTTTCTTTCTCAGTACTATCCTTAAGCTTAGCTTGTGATTTTTCACTTTGAAGTAACTTTATTATAGCTGTTATAACTAATAAAATTATAAAAACTACGCTCATAGACAGTAATGCTACACTAACACCTGCTAATAATGTTTCTCCTATTGATAATGTTATTGTAGGATCTTTTAAAGTTTCTAATAATTGACTAATATTCATATATTACCACCTTCCTATAAAGGTATATTTCCATGTTTTTTAGGCGGTCTTTCTTCTCTTTTAGATGATAATGTATCAAGTGCATCAGCTATTCTTACTCTTGAGTATGCAGGTTCTATTACATCATCTAAATATCCTCTTTCTGCTGCTTTGTATGGAGTTGCAAACTCATCACTATATTCATTTATCTTAACTTCTCTCATTTCTTTAGGATTTTGGGCATTTTTTATATCATTTTTAAATATTATATTTGCTGCACCACTTGGTCCCATAACTGCAACTTCAGCACTTGGCCAAGCAAGTACCATATCTGCTCCCAGATCTTTTGAACACATAGCAAGATATGAACCACCATAAGCTTTTCTAGTTATTAAAGTTATTTTTGGTACTGTAGCTTCACTATATGCATAAAGCATTTTTGCACCATGTCTTATTATCCCTCCATACTCTTGAGATGTTCCTGGTAAAAATCCTGGTACATCTACTAATGTAATTATCGGAATATTAAAAGCATCGCAAGTTCTTATAAACCTTGCACTTTTATCTGATGCATTTATATCAAGTGATCCTGCCATAACTTTTGGTTGATTTGCAATTATACCAATACTTTCTCCGTTTACTCTTGCAAATCCAGTTATCATATTTTGTGCAAAATATGGTTGGACTTCATAGAAATCACACTCATCTACTATTTCATATATTATTTCTTTCATATCATATGGATTTTTGGCATCATCTGGAATTATGCTGTTTAATATATCATTTTTTCTATTGGCATCATCTATTGTATCTATTATTGGAGCTTTCTCTGAGTTGTTTGATGGTAAAAAACTAAGCAGTTTTCTTATTTGTTGTATACAATCCTCATCGTTATTTGCTATAAAGTGAGCTACTCCAGAAGTAGTATTATGAGTAGATGCTCCACCTAAACTTTCAGCACTAACTTCTTCACCTGTTACTGTTTTTATAACCTGTGGACCTGTTATAAACATTTGACTAGTTTTATCTACCATATATATAAAATCTGTCAGTGCCGGTGAATATACTGCACCTCCTGCACAAGGACCCATAATTGCAGATATTTGTGGTACTACCCCCGATGCTATTGTGTTTTTATAAAATATCTCTCCGTATCCAGCTAATGCATCAACGCCTTCTTGTATTCTAGCTCCTCCTGAATCGTTAAGCCCTACTACTGGAGCTCCAACTTTAAGTGCCATATCCATAACTTTGCCTATTTTTTTAGCATGCATCTCACCTAAAGACCCACCAAGTACTGTAAAATCTTGTGCAAATGCACAAACTAATCTCCCCTCAACTTTACCATATCCGCATATTACACCTTCACCTGGTACTTCTTGTTTTTCCATACCAAAATTTGAACATCTATGTTTTACAAATGCATCTAATTCAACAAAAGTATTTTCATCAAATAATAAATTTAATCTTTCTCTTGCAGTTAATTTTCCTGATGCATGTTGTTTATCTATTCTCTTTTGCCCACCTCCTAGTTCTATCTTACTTCTTTTTTCATAAAGTAGATTTAACTTTTCTTGTGACACAAAACCACCCCCAAAACTTTAGTTAATGTATTAAATGGTAAAGCAAATTTTATTTTCTTTCGCTTAGCTCAAGTAACACTCCATCAGTTCCTTTTGGATGACAGAAAGCTATTTTTGCATTTCCTGCTCCATATCTCGGTACTTCATCTATCATTTTATACCCTTTAGCTTTAACTTCTTCTATTGCTTTTTCTATATTATCTACTCTTATTGCTACGTGTTGTATTCCACCGCGTCCATTATTTTTATCTATAAATTTAGCTATAGGTCCATCTTCAGTAGTTGATTCTAGTAATTCAAGTTCAGTATCTCCAACTGGTAAAAATGCTACTCTGACTTTTTGTTCATTTATAATTTCTGTACCTTCACAATTTATTCCTAATACATCTTCATAAAATTTTAAACTTTCTTCTAAGTTATTTACAGCTATCCCCACATGATCTACTTTTAATATTTCCATAGTTTCCTCCTAATCATTAATTATCTTTTCAACTAATATATCGCTAAGCGAATATATATCTATTTCCTTAGTTATAGTTTTATCTAAAAGCTCATTGACTTCGTTTGTATATTCTAGTTCTTTAACGAGCTTTGAAATCTTTCTTTGTACTAATTCTTTTACTTCTAATTTGTTTCGCTCAAATCTTTTTTTAGTTAGTTCGCCACTACTTTCTAAATAATTTTTATGCTTTATTATATTTTTAAAAGTAGTATCTATACCTTCTCCAGTTTCTGCTACACATAAGTTTACCGGTGGTCTAAATTTCCAATCTTTTTTAAAATCAAGCATCATTTCTATTTCTAAGGCTGTTTTTTTCGCTCCATCCTTATCAGCCTTATTTATAACAAATACATCTCCAATTTCCATAACACCAGCTTTTATTGCTTGTATATCGTCTCCAAGACCTGGAACCATAATCATAAGTGTAGTGTCAGAGTTTTTTACTATATCGATTTCCGATTGCCCAACTCCTACAGTTTCTATAAATATAAAGTCACACCCATAAGCATCAAGTATTTTTACAGCAGATTGTGTTGCATTTGATAGACCACCTAGGCTACCCCTTGTCCCCATAGACCTTATAAATACACCTTTGTCTAAGCTTAAATCATTCATTCTTACTCTATCTCCAAGTATTGCTCCTTTTGTAAAAGGGCTTGTTGGGTCTATTGCAATTATACCGACTTTGTTTCCTTTACTTCTTATGTGTTTTACTAACTTATCCGTCATTGTAGATTTTCCTGCACCGGGAGGGCCTGTTATTCCCACTATATAAGCCCTTCCAGTATATTTATATATTTCTTTTAGGTACTTTTCATATCCATTTATTTCATTTTCTACAATAGTAATAAGCCTAGCACAATCCCTTTTTTTACCTTCTATAACTTTTTTTACTATATCACTCATAATTTCACCTTTATTATAATTCTCTTTTGAGATTTTCTTTTATAAACTCTATAGTAACTGTTGTTGGAGTTCCTGGTGTAAAAATTTGTGCTATACCT
Encoded here:
- a CDS encoding biotin/lipoyl-containing protein, coding for MIKKYNITVNGNTYEVEVEELSSVASHISKVPQAQSTHQIDKASKVQNKAQSSPKASNSSGQVNAPMPGTICDVKVKEGDSVKKGQVLLILEAMKMENEIMADSDGTVTSVNVSKGASVSVGDILLSIK
- a CDS encoding OadG family protein codes for the protein MNISQLLETLKDPTITLSIGETLLAGVSVALLSMSVVFIILLVITAIIKLLQSEKSQAKLKDSTEKETMTESNEFKKDESIEELVSVITAAIAASTGNSTNNIIVRKISRTNNSKTNWERMTKSTTK
- the mmdA gene encoding methylmalonyl-CoA decarboxylase subunit alpha, with product MSQEKLNLLYEKRSKIELGGGQKRIDKQHASGKLTARERLNLLFDENTFVELDAFVKHRCSNFGMEKQEVPGEGVICGYGKVEGRLVCAFAQDFTVLGGSLGEMHAKKIGKVMDMALKVGAPVVGLNDSGGARIQEGVDALAGYGEIFYKNTIASGVVPQISAIMGPCAGGAVYSPALTDFIYMVDKTSQMFITGPQVIKTVTGEEVSAESLGGASTHNTTSGVAHFIANNDEDCIQQIRKLLSFLPSNNSEKAPIIDTIDDANRKNDILNSIIPDDAKNPYDMKEIIYEIVDECDFYEVQPYFAQNMITGFARVNGESIGIIANQPKVMAGSLDINASDKSARFIRTCDAFNIPIITLVDVPGFLPGTSQEYGGIIRHGAKMLYAYSEATVPKITLITRKAYGGSYLAMCSKDLGADMVLAWPSAEVAVMGPSGAANIIFKNDIKNAQNPKEMREVKINEYSDEFATPYKAAERGYLDDVIEPAYSRVRIADALDTLSSKREERPPKKHGNIPL
- the mce gene encoding methylmalonyl-CoA epimerase — encoded protein: MEILKVDHVGIAVNNLEESLKFYEDVLGINCEGTEIINEQKVRVAFLPVGDTELELLESTTEDGPIAKFIDKNNGRGGIQHVAIRVDNIEKAIEEVKAKGYKMIDEVPRYGAGNAKIAFCHPKGTDGVLLELSERK
- the meaB gene encoding methylmalonyl Co-A mutase-associated GTPase MeaB, producing the protein MSDIVKKVIEGKKRDCARLITIVENEINGYEKYLKEIYKYTGRAYIVGITGPPGAGKSTMTDKLVKHIRSKGNKVGIIAIDPTSPFTKGAILGDRVRMNDLSLDKGVFIRSMGTRGSLGGLSNATQSAVKILDAYGCDFIFIETVGVGQSEIDIVKNSDTTLMIMVPGLGDDIQAIKAGVMEIGDVFVINKADKDGAKKTALEIEMMLDFKKDWKFRPPVNLCVAETGEGIDTTFKNIIKHKNYLESSGELTKKRFERNKLEVKELVQRKISKLVKELEYTNEVNELLDKTITKEIDIYSLSDILVEKIIND